From Pristiophorus japonicus isolate sPriJap1 chromosome 1, sPriJap1.hap1, whole genome shotgun sequence, a single genomic window includes:
- the uqcrb gene encoding cytochrome b-c1 complex subunit 7, giving the protein MAARAPVKATSSLFQKLQKWYYNAAGFNKYGLMRDDTLYEDNDVKEAVRRLPENLYNERIFRMKRAFDLSMKHQILPKERWTKYEQDVHYLEPYLKEVICERKEKEEWNKK; this is encoded by the exons ATGGCGGCGAGAGCTCCAG TCAAAGCAACAAGCAGTTTGTTTCAGAAATTACAGAAGTGGTACTATAATGCTGCAGGGTTCAACAAATATG GACTCATGCGGGATGATACGCTATACGAAGATAATGATGTGAAAGAGGCTGTGAGAAGGTTGCCTGAAAACCTGTACAATGAAAGAATATTCCGCATGAAACGAGCTTTTGATTTGAGCATGAAGCATCAAATCCTTCCAAAGGAGAGGTGGACAAAATATGAGCAG GATGTACACTACCTAGAACCATACCTTAAAGAAGTTATTTGCGAACGAAAGGAAAAAGAAGAATGGAATAAGAAGTGA